One genomic segment of Candidatus Hydrogenedens sp. includes these proteins:
- a CDS encoding glycoside hydrolase family 99-like domain-containing protein — translation MLLTSLLMIFVSYQLPEWIFDNPDILQKWVPNGQVQDVKIEDGKLHGRTQGTDPYLLCEGIEFISTPYQYIHIRMKTNHGGMGQIFWSGTNEGQYGGLSGDKSVNFNFEEKDDWQDIYVFPFWHKEGKIIKIRLDLCDALEFELEKISVKTWDKGEPPVTDVYEWRFPEGDISSWNVDSEHSSYYFVKPISLTVGGKKYLSIEYSASKGANSIDFIWSGQDVVGPQIISLPLITDNKTHVNVIDMSQYSKWKDPILALGFHIPNYSNVKIYSLSIGEEPLNKPELIVSYFGPSQGGVREDSKIPILLRLSNQGGGIAQIDNLNFRHPSSLRIEKGPVPEPPYEIEYDDFMDVYWEVFVEKSGEYPIEVIPMLEETPLTINTGELNVLPKIKNITAEYVPEPRPINTKVDICAFYFPGWDTAEKWDCIQTTAPIRKPILGYYDEGNPECVDWQIKWAVENGIKCFLVDWYWIGGKQSLTHWFEAYRKAKYRDYLNVAIMWANHNPPNTHSVEDWEKVNREWIDNYFNLPSYYRIDNKPLVCIWSPENIRHDLGSSEAVKELFDKSQQWAKSAGYEGIEFMAINNNHTASELQILKNEGYSSFTNYHEFYRAVYMSQIPNRARYEDVVSTIPSVWMEKHSLCEGMTYYPIVETGWDSRPWHGSKALVIEGRTPELFKTMLLSARDFTRETRKPIIVLGPLNEWGEGSYIEPNTEFGFAMYEAIRDVFVSENTEEVPINITPQDVGRGPYDFPISEMQTSWDFHERLSGWKIFAGMEGIKVEEGSMTGRTTGEDPSICYFYFGTKGIKAENFPRATIRLRVDVPAPIENKVQLYWSEKGLSFNEEKSITLPSRADGGYYTYTFNLREHPLWKGRVKSLRIDPCNLSNVNIWIDSFTLHRN, via the coding sequence GACATCTCTTCTAATGATTTTTGTAAGTTATCAATTGCCTGAATGGATATTTGATAATCCCGATATTTTGCAGAAATGGGTGCCGAATGGACAAGTCCAAGATGTAAAAATAGAGGATGGGAAATTGCATGGCAGGACACAGGGCACAGACCCATATCTTTTATGCGAAGGTATTGAATTTATCTCAACCCCTTATCAATACATACATATTCGCATGAAAACGAATCATGGCGGTATGGGGCAGATATTCTGGTCTGGAACAAATGAAGGACAATATGGGGGACTATCGGGAGATAAATCTGTCAATTTTAATTTTGAAGAGAAGGATGATTGGCAAGATATTTATGTTTTTCCTTTCTGGCATAAAGAGGGGAAAATTATCAAAATACGATTGGATTTGTGTGATGCTCTGGAATTTGAATTAGAGAAAATTTCTGTAAAAACATGGGATAAAGGGGAACCCCCTGTTACGGATGTTTACGAGTGGCGATTTCCTGAAGGGGACATTTCCTCGTGGAACGTTGATTCTGAACATAGTTCCTATTACTTCGTTAAGCCTATATCATTGACTGTTGGTGGTAAAAAATATCTTTCTATTGAATATTCTGCAAGCAAAGGTGCTAATTCAATAGATTTTATTTGGTCAGGTCAGGATGTAGTAGGACCTCAAATTATTTCTTTACCATTGATTACGGATAACAAAACACATGTTAATGTCATAGATATGTCTCAATATTCTAAATGGAAAGACCCTATTCTTGCTTTAGGATTTCATATTCCCAATTATTCAAATGTGAAAATATATTCTCTATCTATAGGAGAAGAGCCACTGAATAAGCCTGAACTTATTGTGTCTTATTTTGGTCCTTCACAAGGAGGAGTACGAGAGGACAGTAAAATTCCTATTTTATTAAGGCTCTCCAATCAAGGAGGTGGTATTGCCCAGATAGATAACTTAAATTTTAGACATCCGAGTTCTTTGAGGATAGAGAAAGGTCCTGTTCCCGAGCCTCCATATGAAATTGAATATGATGATTTTATGGATGTTTACTGGGAAGTGTTTGTAGAAAAATCAGGGGAGTATCCTATTGAAGTTATTCCTATGTTAGAAGAGACCCCATTGACTATCAATACGGGAGAACTGAATGTATTGCCTAAAATTAAAAATATAACAGCGGAGTATGTCCCTGAACCAAGACCGATTAATACCAAGGTAGATATTTGTGCTTTTTATTTCCCAGGTTGGGATACTGCAGAAAAATGGGACTGTATACAAACGACAGCACCGATAAGAAAACCTATTTTAGGATATTATGATGAAGGAAACCCTGAGTGTGTGGATTGGCAAATTAAATGGGCTGTAGAGAATGGAATAAAATGTTTCCTTGTTGATTGGTATTGGATTGGTGGAAAACAATCGTTAACACATTGGTTTGAAGCCTATCGAAAAGCGAAGTATAGAGATTATTTAAACGTGGCAATTATGTGGGCAAATCACAATCCTCCCAATACCCATTCTGTTGAGGACTGGGAAAAAGTAAATAGAGAGTGGATAGATAATTATTTTAATTTGCCATCCTATTACAGGATTGATAATAAACCGCTTGTATGTATCTGGAGTCCTGAAAATATTCGGCATGATTTAGGTAGTTCGGAAGCGGTAAAGGAATTATTTGATAAATCCCAACAGTGGGCAAAATCCGCAGGTTATGAGGGGATTGAATTCATGGCAATAAACAATAATCATACTGCCAGCGAATTACAAATTTTGAAAAACGAAGGCTATTCATCTTTTACAAATTATCATGAATTTTATAGAGCAGTTTATATGAGTCAAATCCCTAACCGTGCAAGATATGAAGATGTCGTTTCCACAATACCATCTGTTTGGATGGAAAAACACAGTTTATGTGAAGGAATGACTTATTATCCCATTGTGGAAACAGGATGGGATTCAAGGCCATGGCATGGCTCAAAAGCATTGGTTATTGAAGGAAGAACTCCAGAATTATTTAAGACGATGTTGCTGTCTGCACGTGATTTTACAAGAGAAACACGGAAGCCTATTATTGTTTTAGGCCCGTTGAATGAATGGGGCGAAGGTAGTTATATAGAACCTAATACAGAATTCGGTTTTGCAATGTATGAAGCCATCCGTGATGTTTTTGTCTCAGAAAATACAGAGGAAGTCCCAATAAATATAACACCGCAAGATGTCGGACGTGGTCCTTATGATTTTCCTATTTCTGAGATGCAGACTTCTTGGGATTTTCACGAAAGATTATCTGGTTGGAAAATATTTGCAGGAATGGAGGGGATAAAGGTGGAAGAAGGGAGTATGACTGGGAGGACTACAGGGGAAGACCCATCAATTTGCTATTTTTATTTTGGAACAAAGGGTATCAAGGCGGAAAATTTTCCAAGAGCAACAATACGTCTTCGAGTAGATGTGCCAGCCCCGATAGAAAATAAGGTGCAATTGTATTGGTCGGAAAAAGGGTTGAGTTTTAATGAAGAAAAATCAATAACACTTCCGTCTCGGGCTGATGGAGGTTATTATACATATACATTTAATCTGCGTGAGCATCCTCTTTGGAAAGGTAGAGTTAAATCACTACGGATTGACCCCTGTAATTTGAGTAATGTTAATATCTGGATAGACTCTTTCACACTACATCGTAATTAA